A genomic stretch from Mastacembelus armatus chromosome 7, fMasArm1.2, whole genome shotgun sequence includes:
- the LOC113145571 gene encoding vasopressin V2 receptor-like — translation MSVSMVTDPYVSGDWLLASMTPVGTNVTHWERDALLAVAEVVVLAVILLMALLGNGLVLAVLLRRRRHHNPMHQSMLNLCLADLVVALFQVLPQLVWDAKGRFPGPDFLCRLVKYLQVLGMFASSYMIVAMTVDRHYAICCPLQAHRGGATQRWSTFVLLAWGLSLLLSLPQVFIFSRSEVAPGVYECWGNFAESWGLKAYVTWMTLAVFILPVLIITVCQVRIFKEIHKNLYLKSERCHTPTFLPAFTRDSQRRGGGGGSRGRCSQAQYISPHMFSNPGSDTIFDPGLTSQHLSMGPFRSSSIRSRCDIYTYDTVCSAELQSEVLPNPAASSALSPPLPKEAPTRSGEVSAAMSKTVRMTLVIVLVYSLCWAPFFSIQLWAAWDPDPPQNGATFTLLMLLASLNSCTNPWIYSAFSSSVSPELRLLLLCRKHSQRRGSLSNDSSTTHTSNY, via the exons ATGTCAGTCAGCATGGTAACAGATCCATACGTGTCTGGTGACTGGTTGTTGGCCTCCATGACCCCAGTGGGGACAAATGTCACACACTGGGAGCGAGATGCCCTGCTGGCAGTGGCTGAGGTGGTGGTGTTGGCGGTCATCTTGTTGATGGCACTGCTTGGTAATGGGCTGGTGCTGGCTGTGTTGCTACGGAGGAGACGGCACCACAACCCAATGCACCAGTCCATGCTCAACCTCTGTCTGGCTGACTTGGTGGTGGCACTATTCCAG GTGTTGCCACAGCTGGTCTGGGATGCCAAGGGTCGCTTTCCTGGGCCCGACTTTCTCTGTCGTCTGGTTAAATACTTGCAGGTCCTTGGGATGTTTGCCTCCTCCTACATGATCGTGGCCATGACAGTGGACCGCCACTATGCTATCTGCTGCCCCCTGCAGGCTCATCGTGGAGGGGCCACGCAGCGCTGGAGCACCTTTGTGCTCCTGGCCTGGGGGCTGTCATTGCTGCTCAGCTTGCCGCAG GTGTTTATTTTCTCACGCTCAGAAGTGGCTCCAGGTGTGTATGAATGTTGGGGCAACTTTGCTGAATCCTGGGGCCTCAAAGCATATGTGACCTGGATGACCCTGGCTGTCTTCATCTTGCCTGTCCTTATCATCACTGTCTGCCAG GTGCGAATCTTTAAGGAGATCCATAAGAATCTGTACCTGAAGTCAGAGCGCTGCCACACCCCCACTTTCCTCCCTGCATTTACACGAGACAGCCAGAGacgaggaggagggggaggcagCAGAGGGAGGTGCAGTCAAGCCCAGTACATCTCACCACACATGTTCAGCAACCCTGGCAGTGACACCATATTTGACCCTGGATTGACCAGTCAGCACCTGTCCATGGGCCCGTTCAGATCCAGCAGCATCAGGTCACGTTGCGATATTTACACCTATGACACTGTTTGCTCTG CTGAGTTGCAGTCTGAGGTGCTGCCCAACCCTGCAGCGTCCTCTGCTTTAAGCCCCCCACTGCCCAAAGAGGCCCCTACCCGCAGTGGAGAGGTATCGGCTGCCATGTCAAAGACAGTGAGGATGACGCTGGTTATTGTGCTTGTCTACTCTCTCTGCTGGGCCCCATTCTTCAGCATCCAGCTGTGGGCTGCCTGGGATCCTGACCCACCTCAGAACG GTGCAACATTTACCCTTCTAATGCTTCTGGCAAGTCTGAATTCATGCACCAACCCCTGGATCTACTCCGCGTTCTCCAGCAGTGTGTCTCCAGAGCtccggctgctgctgctctgtcgCAAACACTCACAGCGCAGAGGCTCCTTATCAAATGACTCCTCAACCACACACACCTCCAACTATTGA